A single Mustelus asterias chromosome 4, sMusAst1.hap1.1, whole genome shotgun sequence DNA region contains:
- the slc25a5 gene encoding ADP/ATP translocase 2, with protein MATDKLVSFGKDFLAGGVAAAISKTAVAPIERVKLLLQVQHASKQIAVEMQYKGIIDCVVRIPKEQGFMSFWRGNLANVIRYFPTQALNFAFKDVYKQFFLGGVDKRQFWRYFAGNLASGGAAGATSLCFVYPLDFARTRLAADVGKSSAEREFSGLGNCLTKIFKSDGLRGLYQGFNVSVQGIIIYRAAYFGIYDTAKGMLPDPHNTHIMVSWMIAQSVTAVAGVTSYPFDTVRRRMMMQSGRRGADIMYKGTLDCWKKILRDEGGRAFFKGAWSNVLRGMGGAFVLVLYDEFKKFV; from the exons ATGGCGACCGACAAGCTTGTAAGCTTCGGGAAGGATTTCCTTGCTGGCGGCGTGGCTGCTGCGATTTCCAAGACGGCGGTGGCTCCCATCGAGAGGGTGAAGCTTTTGCTGCAG GTCCAACATGCAAGCAAACAGATCGCAGTAGAGATGCAATATAAAGGGATCATTGACTGTGTTGTACGCATCCCAAAAGAGCAAGGTTTCATGTCCTTCTGGCGTGGTAATTTGGCCAATGTGATAAGATACTTCCCCACCCAGGCGCTCAACTTTGCTTTCAAAGATGTGTACAAACAGTTTTTCCTTGGTGGTGTTGACAAGAGGCAATTCTGGCGTTACTTTGCTGGTAACTTGGCTTCCGGTGGTGCTGCTGGTGCTACATCGCTCTGCTTTGTCTATCCACTTGACTTTGCCCGAACACGTCTGGCTGCTGATGTTGGGAAGTCTTCGGCGGAGCGAGAGTTCTCGGGATTGGGTAACTGTCTTACCAAGATCTTCAAGTCGGATGGCCTCAGGGGGCTGTACCAGGGCTTCAATGTATCTGTACAAGGCATCATCATTTACAGAGCTGCATATTTTGGCATCTATGACACTGCTAAAG GAATGCTCCCAGATCCTCACAACACCCACATTATGGTCAGTTGGATGATAGCTCAGTCGGTAACGGCTGTTGCTGGTGTGACTTCCTACCCATTTGACACTGTTCGTCGTCGTATGATGATGCAGTCTGGTCGGAGAGGAG CTGATATCATGTACAAAGGAACACTTGACTGCTGGAAGAAGATTCTTCGGGATGAGGGCGGCCGAGCTTTCTTCAAGGGTGCCTGGTCCAATGTGCTCAGAGGCATGGGTGGTGCTTTTGTGCTAGTCTTGTATGATGAATTCAAGAAGTTTGTCTAA